A part of Paenibacillus donghaensis genomic DNA contains:
- a CDS encoding MerR family transcriptional regulator — translation MGDEIRRNMALFPIGIVMKLTDLSARQIRYYEQHSLIVPARTSGNQRLFSFNDVERLLEIKALIEKGVNIAGIKQVMNPVTRESDEATVITPDTEVRRRELSESQLHRLLKQELVSGKRPGQVSLIQGELSRFFNK, via the coding sequence ATGGGTGATGAAATCCGCAGAAATATGGCATTATTCCCAATCGGGATTGTTATGAAGCTAACCGATCTATCTGCAAGACAGATCCGTTATTATGAGCAGCACAGCTTGATCGTACCGGCGCGTACGTCGGGGAACCAGCGTTTATTCTCGTTTAATGATGTAGAGCGTCTATTGGAGATCAAGGCTCTGATAGAGAAGGGCGTCAACATTGCTGGCATTAAGCAGGTAATGAATCCTGTCACCAGGGAATCCGATGAAGCGACAGTGATTACCCCTGACACTGAGGTTAGGCGTCGGGAGTTGTCCGAATCCCAGCTTCACCGGTTGCTGAAACAGGAGCTGGTTTCCGGTAAAAGGCCGGGACAGGTATCTCTCATTCAAGGTGAGTTATCCCGGTTTTTTAATAAATAA
- the glnA gene encoding type I glutamate--ammonia ligase, which produces MSFSKEDILNIAKEENVRFIRLQFTDLLGTIKNVEIPVSQLEKALDNKMMFDGSSIEGYVRIEESDMYLYPDLSTWVVFPWVTDSRVARLICDVYMPDGTPFAGDPRGILKRCLKEAEEMGFTAMNVGPEPEFFLFRTDEKGNPTTELNDQGGYFDLAPMDLGENCRREIVLTLEEMGFEVEASHHEVASGQHEIDFKYADAIKAADQIQTFKLVVKTVARQHGLHATFMPKPLFGMNGSGMHAHQSLFNGSENMFYDESDKLGLSKTARYYMAGILKHARAFAAITNPTVNSYKRLVPGYEAPCYVAWSASNRSPMIRIPASRGLSTRVEVRNPDPAANPYLALAVMLKAGLDGIKRKLDLPAPIDRNIYIMSEEERIEEGIPSLPADLKEALSEMIRSHVITEALGEHALAHFYELKEIEWDIYRTQVHEWERAQYMTLY; this is translated from the coding sequence GTGAGTTTTAGCAAAGAGGATATTCTGAATATCGCCAAGGAAGAAAATGTCCGTTTCATTCGTTTGCAATTCACCGACCTGCTCGGTACAATCAAAAACGTTGAAATCCCGGTAAGCCAGCTTGAGAAAGCACTCGACAATAAAATGATGTTTGATGGATCTTCCATCGAAGGTTATGTGCGGATTGAAGAATCTGACATGTACCTGTATCCGGACCTGAGCACATGGGTTGTTTTCCCTTGGGTGACGGACAGCCGGGTTGCACGTTTAATTTGTGATGTGTACATGCCGGATGGAACGCCGTTTGCTGGAGACCCCCGCGGTATTCTCAAACGCTGCTTGAAGGAAGCCGAAGAAATGGGCTTTACCGCAATGAACGTAGGACCTGAACCGGAATTCTTCCTGTTCAGAACCGATGAGAAGGGTAACCCGACTACTGAATTGAATGACCAGGGTGGTTATTTTGATTTGGCGCCGATGGATCTTGGGGAGAACTGCCGCCGCGAGATCGTACTGACTTTGGAAGAAATGGGCTTTGAAGTCGAAGCCTCCCACCATGAGGTAGCTTCCGGCCAGCATGAGATTGACTTTAAATATGCCGATGCCATCAAAGCTGCCGACCAGATCCAGACCTTCAAGCTCGTTGTGAAGACGGTAGCCCGTCAACACGGCCTGCATGCAACCTTTATGCCCAAGCCTCTGTTCGGAATGAACGGTTCCGGTATGCATGCCCACCAATCGCTATTTAACGGCAGCGAGAACATGTTCTACGATGAGAGCGACAAGCTTGGCCTCAGCAAAACTGCCCGTTATTACATGGCCGGCATTCTGAAGCATGCACGTGCTTTTGCCGCCATTACGAACCCTACTGTGAACTCTTACAAACGTCTGGTTCCAGGTTATGAAGCGCCTTGTTACGTGGCTTGGTCTGCGAGCAACCGCAGCCCGATGATCCGCATACCAGCTTCCAGAGGCCTCAGCACACGTGTGGAAGTCCGCAACCCGGACCCTGCAGCTAACCCGTACCTTGCACTCGCTGTAATGTTGAAGGCAGGACTGGACGGCATCAAGCGCAAGCTGGATCTGCCTGCTCCAATCGACCGCAACATCTACATCATGTCCGAGGAAGAGCGGATTGAAGAAGGCATTCCAAGCCTGCCGGCTGACCTGAAGGAAGCCTTGAGCGAAATGATCCGCAGCCATGTGATCACTGAAGCCCTCGGCGAACATGCGCTGGCCCATTTCTACGAGCTCAAAGAGATCGAGTGGGACATCTACCGGACCCAGGTTCACGAGTGGGAAAGAGCACAATACATGACTCTTTATTAG